In Quadrisphaera sp. RL12-1S, a single genomic region encodes these proteins:
- a CDS encoding zinc-dependent metalloprotease, whose translation MAAPDQHDDRHDDRLVDWDLAGRTATRLVRPGPLVSPAEARRVVDVVREAAAQSPPHVARVSQLIVPAGPPARVVERGAWARANVASFASLLSPVVDEALDERRARASRGSLRGLGVARRVTGVQLGSLLALLSSRVLGQYDALGEGPGTGDLLVVAPNVLAVQRELGLDLHDFARWVCLHEETHRVQFAAAPWLADHLRERARALSGDVLRGPGGGADRVAGALRGLRGALDGARGSGLGLLDLATTAEQRRSLAEVTAVMALLEGHADVVMDDVGPAVVPTVATIRRRFSARRGSSRGLLDAVLRHGLGLEAKLRQYADGARFVRGVVGEVGTGGFNAVWSSPAALPRPEEVADPAAWVRRVHG comes from the coding sequence GTGGCGGCCCCGGACCAGCACGACGACCGCCACGACGACAGGCTCGTCGACTGGGACCTCGCCGGGCGGACCGCCACCCGGCTCGTGCGCCCGGGGCCGCTGGTCAGCCCCGCGGAGGCGCGGCGCGTGGTGGACGTGGTCCGCGAGGCCGCCGCGCAGAGCCCGCCGCACGTCGCCCGCGTCAGCCAGCTGATCGTCCCGGCAGGCCCGCCCGCTCGCGTGGTGGAGCGCGGGGCCTGGGCCCGCGCCAACGTGGCCTCCTTCGCCAGCCTGCTCTCGCCGGTGGTGGACGAGGCCCTCGACGAGCGCCGCGCCCGCGCGTCCCGCGGGTCGCTGCGCGGGCTCGGCGTCGCCCGCCGCGTCACGGGGGTGCAGCTCGGGTCGCTGCTGGCGCTGCTCAGCTCCCGCGTGCTGGGGCAGTACGACGCCCTCGGGGAGGGGCCCGGGACCGGGGACCTGCTCGTCGTCGCTCCCAACGTGCTGGCGGTGCAGCGGGAGCTCGGCCTGGACCTGCACGACTTCGCGCGGTGGGTGTGCCTGCACGAGGAGACCCACCGGGTGCAGTTCGCGGCCGCGCCCTGGCTCGCGGACCACCTGCGCGAGCGCGCCCGCGCCCTCTCGGGCGACGTGCTGCGGGGACCGGGCGGCGGGGCCGACCGGGTGGCCGGCGCCCTGCGGGGCCTGCGGGGCGCGCTGGACGGCGCCCGCGGCTCCGGGCTCGGCCTGCTCGACCTGGCCACCACCGCCGAGCAGCGCCGCTCCCTGGCCGAGGTCACCGCCGTGATGGCCCTCCTGGAGGGCCACGCCGACGTGGTCATGGACGACGTCGGCCCGGCCGTCGTGCCCACCGTGGCCACCATCCGCCGGCGCTTCAGCGCCCGGCGCGGGTCGAGCCGCGGCCTGCTCGACGCCGTCCTGCGGCACGGGCTCGGCCTGGAGGCCAAGCTGCGGCAGTACGCCGACGGCGCCCGCTTCGTGCGGGGCGTGGTGGGCGAGGTCGGCACCGGTGGCTTCAACGCCGTCTGGAGCTCCCCGGCGGCGCTGCCGCGCCCCGAGGAGGTGGCCGACCCGGCCGCCTGGGTCCGCCGCGTCCACGGCTGA